In Blastopirellula sp. J2-11, a single genomic region encodes these proteins:
- a CDS encoding NAD(P)(+) transhydrogenase (Re/Si-specific) subunit beta: MYDALINLAYVVSAILFIFGLKFMSHPRTAVKGNLVSAGAMLLAVLLTLLVTGIGAYIIAGLVIGSIIGVVLAVKIQMTEMPQLVALFNGFGGAATVFVAGAELLRPNTATTPDVLLAAALSGMIGAVTFWGSLVAYGKLQELPMFKKPIEIPSGHLINAIMVMVLLLLIIFMTGAGYSVLPYLLIVIIASVLGVTLVAPIGGADMPVVIALLNSYSGLAAAATGFVIENNVLIISGSLVGASGIVLTQIMCKAMNRSLLNVVFGGLQSAAASTGPAADEVYANVRSTSADDVAMILDAAQRVVIVPGYGLAVAQAQHAVRDLATLLEEQGIEVEYAIHPVAGRMPGHMNVLLAEADIPYDKLREMDDINPTMSQVDVAIVLGANDVVNPVASTDPHSPIAGMPIIHVDKARTVIVIKRSLSPGFAGIPNPLFAADNALMLFADGKKAILDIVTAIKENA, encoded by the coding sequence GTGTACGACGCCTTGATCAATCTGGCTTACGTCGTTTCGGCGATCCTGTTCATCTTCGGGCTGAAGTTCATGTCCCATCCGCGGACGGCGGTCAAGGGAAACCTGGTCAGCGCCGGCGCGATGCTGCTGGCGGTGTTGCTAACGCTGCTCGTTACCGGGATCGGCGCCTATATCATTGCTGGTCTGGTGATCGGCAGCATCATCGGCGTCGTCCTAGCGGTCAAAATTCAAATGACCGAAATGCCGCAGTTGGTTGCGTTGTTTAACGGCTTTGGCGGAGCGGCCACCGTCTTTGTCGCCGGAGCCGAACTTTTGCGCCCTAACACGGCAACCACGCCTGACGTGTTGCTGGCGGCGGCGCTATCCGGCATGATCGGCGCCGTCACCTTTTGGGGCTCGCTGGTCGCCTATGGCAAGCTGCAAGAGTTGCCGATGTTCAAAAAGCCGATTGAGATCCCCTCGGGCCATCTCATCAACGCCATCATGGTGATGGTGCTGCTGCTATTGATCATTTTCATGACCGGCGCCGGCTACTCTGTTTTGCCCTATCTGTTGATTGTGATTATCGCGTCGGTATTGGGAGTGACTCTAGTTGCGCCAATTGGAGGCGCCGACATGCCGGTAGTGATCGCGCTGCTCAACTCTTACTCGGGCTTGGCCGCGGCGGCGACAGGGTTCGTCATCGAAAACAACGTGTTGATCATCTCCGGCTCGCTGGTCGGAGCTTCGGGAATCGTGCTGACGCAGATCATGTGCAAAGCGATGAATCGCTCGCTGCTCAACGTGGTGTTCGGCGGCCTGCAATCGGCCGCCGCTTCAACCGGTCCCGCCGCCGACGAGGTCTACGCCAACGTTCGCTCCACCTCCGCCGACGACGTCGCGATGATCCTGGATGCGGCCCAGCGCGTGGTGATTGTGCCCGGTTATGGTTTGGCCGTCGCCCAGGCGCAGCACGCGGTGCGAGACTTGGCGACGCTGTTGGAAGAGCAAGGAATCGAGGTTGAATATGCGATTCATCCCGTCGCTGGACGGATGCCGGGACACATGAACGTCCTGCTGGCCGAAGCCGATATTCCCTACGATAAGCTGCGTGAGATGGACGACATCAACCCCACAATGAGCCAGGTCGATGTGGCCATCGTGTTGGGCGCCAACGACGTGGTCAATCCGGTCGCCAGTACCGATCCCCATAGCCCCATCGCCGGGATGCCGATTATCCACGTCGACAAAGCGCGAACCGTCATCGTCATCAAACGCAGTCTCAGTCCCGGCTTTGCGGGGATTCCGAACCCGCTGTTCGCCGCCGATAACGCTTTGATGCTTTTTGCCGACGGCAAAAAAGCGATTCTCGATATTGTGACCGCGATCAAAGAAAACGCCTAA
- a CDS encoding PP2C family protein-serine/threonine phosphatase, with translation MARPFPSYLRIHRHEAARPSSGEKAIFPGLSSASAALVEAFGCHLEYRAGSAGDGYAVVDLDGKTTGRLLVKPVLDDSEFSPPREVAQIAGAMAEMMSEVQRLRTGMIRVEAELAANIPVSAVQSKSHIADKLQAVMRGALENVHASAAAIYMLDDSTSELKLRAALNLPPDRFLEPARPLAAAIADLEALAGNAVVLEDTALLPHWRCPENYPSACCIPVSTSTNPIGTLWIFSEEYRDFTTAETQTLEIIAGRIASELELDVLLKDKTDSHDLTHQLTAIAAQQDHQLPHVKPLLEGWDLAGWTEQAEQAGGDFHDWSMLDDGALAITVGDSDGRQMEAAMMAGQLASAVKSHGRYAPDARTLVNRVNHTFWSTSAGDRFASLSYGVIHPDTGLIEIANAGETCGLLITPDGWEELWEMSFLLGARTDVDPRFVERRLKPGSAITMMSSGVREYLFDEAGPAGISQFAEKLREHLELPADRILTAGRELLAKLHRPIACDQTIFVVKRRPDR, from the coding sequence ATGGCTCGGCCCTTTCCCAGCTATCTCCGCATTCACCGTCACGAAGCGGCGCGACCGTCCTCGGGCGAGAAGGCGATCTTCCCAGGCCTTTCGTCCGCGAGTGCGGCCTTGGTCGAAGCGTTCGGCTGTCATTTAGAGTACCGCGCTGGTTCGGCCGGCGATGGCTACGCTGTGGTTGACCTGGACGGCAAAACGACCGGGCGATTGCTGGTCAAACCGGTGCTTGATGACTCCGAGTTTTCGCCTCCTCGCGAAGTGGCCCAAATCGCCGGCGCCATGGCTGAAATGATGTCGGAAGTGCAGCGGCTACGCACCGGCATGATCCGCGTCGAAGCGGAACTCGCCGCCAACATCCCGGTCTCGGCCGTGCAGTCGAAAAGCCATATCGCCGACAAACTGCAGGCCGTCATGCGAGGAGCGCTGGAAAACGTTCATGCATCGGCCGCCGCGATCTATATGCTGGACGATTCGACGAGCGAATTGAAGCTTCGCGCCGCGCTCAATCTGCCGCCTGATCGCTTCCTCGAACCGGCTCGTCCGCTCGCTGCGGCGATCGCCGACCTTGAGGCGCTTGCCGGCAACGCCGTCGTGCTCGAAGACACCGCGCTTTTGCCGCATTGGCGCTGCCCCGAGAACTATCCTTCGGCTTGCTGCATTCCCGTTTCGACCAGCACCAATCCGATCGGCACGCTTTGGATTTTCTCCGAAGAATATCGGGACTTCACGACGGCCGAAACGCAAACGCTGGAGATCATCGCGGGCCGCATCGCGTCCGAGTTGGAACTCGACGTACTACTGAAGGATAAGACAGATTCGCACGACCTGACGCATCAATTGACGGCGATCGCCGCTCAACAAGATCACCAACTGCCGCACGTCAAACCGCTGCTTGAAGGTTGGGACCTGGCCGGGTGGACCGAACAAGCCGAACAAGCCGGCGGCGACTTCCATGATTGGTCGATGCTGGATGATGGCGCGCTCGCGATCACCGTAGGAGATTCCGACGGCCGACAAATGGAAGCGGCGATGATGGCCGGGCAATTGGCTTCCGCCGTCAAATCTCACGGTCGTTATGCTCCGGACGCCCGCACGCTGGTCAATCGCGTGAATCACACCTTCTGGTCGACCTCGGCCGGAGATCGGTTTGCGTCTCTCTCCTATGGAGTGATTCATCCTGACACGGGCCTGATCGAGATCGCCAACGCCGGCGAGACCTGCGGCCTATTAATCACGCCGGATGGTTGGGAAGAACTGTGGGAAATGTCGTTCTTATTGGGCGCTAGAACCGACGTCGATCCCCGCTTTGTCGAACGCCGGCTGAAGCCTGGCTCGGCGATCACGATGATGTCGTCCGGCGTTCGCGAATACCTTTTCGACGAGGCTGGTCCAGCCGGGATCTCCCAATTTGCCGAAAAACTTCGTGAGCACCTGGAATTGCCAGCCGATCGAATTTTGACGGCAGGGCGTGAACTTCTCGCCAAACTGCACCGTCCTATCGCGTGTGACCAGACCATTTTTGTGGTAAAACGCCGGCCAGATCGGTAA
- a CDS encoding metallophosphoesterase family protein — protein MQRRHFLQLAGATLGGCMLPRLAGAEEAAKPFRFAHLTDIHVQPELAAGEGFRKCLATVNALEKKPEVIVTGGDMVMDIFAHNRQRADQLFSLYGDVIQGETDIPFRSCIGNHDVFGWSHKQDVKPEDAEFGKGLVCEKLGLEKTYYTFDQGGWRFYILDDIQMAPNNRYQAYLEEEQFEWLKQDLEAKPVETPAVVVSHIPIYTVTTFDNGREEDLAYRVGFSAMCRDAAKLGNLFSKHNVKLALSGHHHQLERIEYQGVTYICGGAVSGGWWRGPHRGVQEGFGLVDLNPNGSFQYEYVDYGWTPVT, from the coding sequence ATGCAACGACGTCATTTTCTCCAACTAGCCGGCGCAACGCTCGGCGGCTGTATGTTGCCGCGTCTGGCTGGCGCCGAGGAAGCGGCAAAGCCGTTTCGTTTCGCTCATTTGACCGACATTCATGTTCAGCCAGAGCTTGCAGCCGGCGAAGGATTTCGTAAGTGCTTAGCGACGGTCAATGCCTTGGAGAAAAAGCCGGAAGTGATTGTCACCGGCGGCGATATGGTGATGGATATTTTCGCCCACAATCGTCAGCGGGCCGACCAGCTGTTTTCGCTTTACGGCGACGTGATCCAAGGGGAAACCGATATTCCGTTTCGCAGCTGCATCGGCAACCACGATGTTTTCGGCTGGTCGCACAAGCAAGATGTGAAACCGGAAGACGCCGAGTTTGGCAAAGGGCTGGTTTGCGAAAAGCTGGGACTCGAAAAGACTTACTACACGTTTGACCAAGGAGGTTGGCGGTTCTATATCTTGGACGACATTCAAATGGCGCCCAACAACCGCTATCAGGCCTATCTCGAAGAAGAGCAGTTCGAGTGGCTGAAACAAGATCTAGAAGCGAAGCCCGTCGAAACTCCGGCGGTGGTCGTTAGTCATATTCCGATTTATACGGTTACGACGTTCGATAACGGCCGCGAAGAAGATCTCGCCTATCGTGTCGGATTTAGCGCCATGTGCCGCGACGCCGCGAAACTGGGAAATTTATTTTCCAAGCACAATGTGAAGTTGGCCCTCTCGGGACATCATCACCAGTTGGAGCGGATCGAATACCAAGGAGTCACCTATATCTGCGGCGGCGCCGTCTCCGGCGGTTGGTGGCGCGGCCCGCATCGCGGCGTGCAGGAAGGTTTTGGTTTGGTCGATTTAAACCCGAACGGGTCTTTCCAGTATGAGTACGTCGACTATGGTTGGACGCCGGTGACGTAG